A genomic segment from Eisenibacter elegans DSM 3317 encodes:
- the mfd gene encoding transcription-repair coupling factor, whose protein sequence is MKRTDFLLHYQQDTLLQTLAAQIHQPQPAKIHLKGLVGSLDALVAAALYRQHQATHLFIMHDKEEAAYFAGDLQNLLGSDEVVQIFPTSYKRPYQYEEIENANVLQRAEVLNRINQSAEGLLVVTYPEALSERVINRKSLLQHTFSLSQGEKIDLQFLTEILASYDFERTDFVTEPGQYAVRGGIVDVFSFANDWPYRVDFFGNEVESLRIFDPVTQLSTQTLDKIAIIPNVQTKLIEEQRESFFEFIPKQTKVWYKDRTHLLDTLAQSFQKVEESFMQIMDASNNTQVVSSPETLFLTRTEAETQLKRFTTVAFGKRFNTKADYTFEYQASPQPSFNKNFELLADNLLDNQTKQYQNFIATDSAKQTERLQTIFDEINPQVQFQSLHCGLREGFIDHQVQWVCYTDHQIFERYYRYRQKERYSKSKAITIKELKALKPGDFVTHIDYGIGRFAGMEMQEINGRPQEVIRLVYRDDDLLYVNIHSLHKITKYSGKEGSSPVISKLGSGEWENKKRKVKKHVQDIAKDLIALYAKRKAAPGFAFSQDSFLQAELESSFLYEDTPDQAKTTADVKQDMEQPYPMDRLVCGDVGFGKTEIAIRAAFKAVCDNKQVAVLVPTTVLAMQHYRTFTERLKTLPCKVEYINRFRSAAQIRETLKRVAEGETQILIGTHRIANKDVKFKDLGLLIIDEEQKFGVKTKEKIKEMRIHIDVLTLTATPIPRTLQFSLLGARDLSIIATPPPNRQPVTTEVHTFSEELVRDAISYEIRRGGQVYFVHNRVADIDSIANLILRLVPEARIGVVHGQMEGATIEKRMMRFIEGDYDVLVSTNIIESGLDIPNANTILINSAHTFGLSDLHQMRGRVGRSNRKAFCYLITPPSATLAADSRKRLGALEEFSDLGDGFKISMRDLDIRGAGNLLGAEQSGFISDVGFEMYHKILDEALQELKETDFRELFMHELQAAKNGLSTNHRDCNIETDLSLLIPDEYVKNISERLSLYNQLDNIQDESSLQAFKKGLIDRFGNPPSEVADLIDTVRLRWLAAHIGFEKLTLKNQTIRGYFVDKDTYFTSDRFGKVIRFVQANPKRVRLKEVNQKPMLIIPEIQTIQEARDILSDIQATL, encoded by the coding sequence ATGAAACGAACCGATTTCCTGCTACATTACCAACAAGACACCCTCCTCCAGACACTGGCGGCGCAAATACATCAGCCCCAACCTGCTAAAATACACCTCAAAGGGCTTGTTGGGAGTTTGGATGCACTAGTGGCAGCCGCACTTTATCGCCAGCATCAGGCCACGCATCTTTTCATTATGCACGACAAGGAGGAGGCAGCCTATTTTGCCGGAGATTTGCAAAATTTGCTAGGTTCGGATGAAGTAGTGCAGATTTTCCCGACTTCTTACAAGCGTCCATACCAATACGAGGAAATCGAAAACGCCAATGTCTTACAACGGGCTGAGGTACTCAACCGCATCAACCAAAGTGCCGAAGGTTTGCTGGTGGTAACGTATCCGGAGGCGCTTTCGGAGCGGGTTATCAACCGAAAATCCTTGCTGCAGCATACTTTCTCGCTCAGTCAGGGGGAGAAAATAGACCTGCAGTTTTTGACCGAAATTCTGGCCTCCTATGATTTTGAGCGCACAGACTTTGTAACCGAGCCAGGGCAGTATGCCGTGCGGGGAGGGATTGTGGACGTGTTTTCGTTTGCCAATGACTGGCCTTACCGGGTTGATTTTTTTGGCAATGAGGTGGAAAGTCTCCGTATTTTTGATCCTGTTACACAGCTGTCTACGCAGACGCTCGACAAAATTGCCATCATTCCCAACGTACAGACCAAGCTCATCGAGGAACAGCGGGAATCGTTTTTTGAGTTTATCCCCAAACAAACCAAGGTTTGGTATAAAGACCGCACCCACTTACTTGATACCCTTGCGCAGTCGTTTCAGAAGGTCGAGGAGTCCTTTATGCAGATTATGGACGCAAGCAACAACACGCAAGTGGTGAGTAGCCCCGAAACACTGTTTTTGACCCGTACCGAGGCCGAAACCCAACTGAAACGGTTTACGACCGTGGCTTTTGGCAAGCGCTTCAATACCAAGGCTGACTATACTTTCGAGTACCAAGCCTCGCCACAGCCTTCATTTAACAAAAACTTTGAACTGCTGGCCGACAACCTGCTCGATAACCAAACCAAGCAGTATCAAAATTTCATTGCCACTGATTCGGCCAAACAAACCGAACGACTACAGACCATCTTCGACGAAATCAACCCGCAGGTGCAGTTCCAATCCCTACACTGTGGCTTGCGTGAGGGCTTTATCGATCATCAGGTGCAATGGGTCTGCTATACTGACCACCAAATTTTTGAGCGCTACTACCGCTACCGCCAAAAAGAGCGCTATTCCAAATCCAAGGCCATCACCATCAAAGAATTGAAGGCACTCAAGCCCGGCGATTTTGTAACCCATATCGACTACGGTATCGGGCGTTTTGCCGGAATGGAGATGCAGGAAATCAATGGCCGACCACAGGAGGTCATCAGGCTGGTGTATCGAGATGATGACTTGCTCTATGTCAATATCCACTCCCTTCACAAAATCACCAAATACAGTGGCAAAGAGGGTAGCTCACCCGTGATTAGCAAACTTGGCTCTGGCGAATGGGAAAATAAAAAGCGAAAGGTCAAGAAACACGTCCAAGACATTGCCAAAGACCTGATAGCCCTCTATGCCAAACGCAAGGCTGCTCCCGGTTTTGCTTTTAGCCAAGATAGTTTTTTACAGGCCGAGTTGGAGTCTTCTTTTTTGTATGAAGATACACCTGACCAAGCCAAGACCACTGCCGATGTCAAACAAGATATGGAACAACCATACCCTATGGACAGGCTGGTGTGTGGTGATGTAGGCTTTGGCAAAACAGAAATAGCCATTAGGGCGGCCTTCAAAGCCGTTTGCGACAACAAGCAAGTGGCCGTGCTTGTGCCCACCACGGTACTGGCAATGCAACATTACCGCACCTTCACAGAGCGCCTCAAAACCCTACCCTGTAAGGTCGAATATATCAACCGCTTTCGCTCCGCTGCGCAAATACGTGAAACCCTCAAACGTGTGGCCGAGGGCGAAACCCAAATCCTTATCGGTACTCACCGGATAGCCAATAAGGATGTGAAATTTAAGGACTTGGGCCTGCTCATCATCGACGAGGAGCAGAAGTTTGGCGTAAAAACCAAGGAAAAAATCAAGGAAATGCGCATCCATATCGATGTGCTGACCCTAACGGCTACCCCCATTCCGCGTACTTTGCAATTTTCGCTCTTGGGTGCACGCGACCTGTCCATCATCGCCACCCCACCACCTAACCGCCAACCCGTAACCACGGAGGTACATACGTTTAGCGAAGAGCTAGTGCGCGATGCTATCAGTTATGAAATCCGACGGGGTGGGCAGGTATACTTCGTACACAACCGTGTGGCCGATATTGACAGCATCGCCAATCTCATCCTCAGGCTAGTGCCCGAAGCCCGCATAGGGGTAGTACACGGACAAATGGAAGGCGCTACAATCGAAAAACGGATGATGCGCTTTATCGAAGGAGACTATGATGTGCTGGTTTCAACCAATATCATCGAGTCGGGCTTGGACATCCCCAATGCCAACACCATACTCATCAATAGCGCGCATACCTTTGGCCTTTCTGATTTACACCAAATGCGCGGGCGTGTGGGGCGTTCTAATCGCAAAGCCTTTTGCTATCTCATTACCCCGCCCAGCGCTACCCTTGCCGCCGACTCGCGCAAGCGCTTAGGGGCGTTGGAAGAGTTTTCGGACTTGGGCGACGGTTTCAAAATCTCGATGCGCGACCTCGACATCCGAGGAGCCGGAAACCTGCTCGGAGCCGAGCAGAGCGGTTTTATATCAGATGTAGGTTTTGAGATGTACCACAAAATATTAGATGAGGCCCTACAAGAGCTGAAAGAAACCGACTTCCGAGAGCTGTTTATGCACGAACTCCAAGCCGCCAAAAATGGCCTCTCCACCAATCACCGTGATTGTAACATCGAAACAGACCTCTCCTTGCTCATCCCAGACGAATATGTCAAAAATATTTCTGAAAGGCTCAGCCTTTATAATCAATTAGACAACATTCAGGACGAATCTTCGTTACAAGCATTCAAGAAAGGGTTGATAGACCGCTTCGGCAACCCACCCTCCGAAGTGGCAGACCTCATCGATACGGTGCGGCTACGTTGGTTGGCAGCCCATATTGGATTTGAAAAATTAACCCTCAAAAACCAAACAATACGCGGTTATTTTGTGGACAAAGACACTTACTTTACCTCCGACCGCTTCGGCAAGGTCATCCGATTTGTACAAGCCAACCCCAAACGGGTACGCCTCAAGGAAGTCAACCAAAAACCGATGCTCATCATCCCCGAAATTCAAACCATTCAAGAGGCACGAGATATACTATCAGACATTCAGGCTACGTTATAA
- the gldJ gene encoding gliding motility lipoprotein GldJ — protein sequence MNKNRRFVKNLCLLALSAFLLTSCFGKKNKGFQNSKNVSNKGQRSMVTGVKYNDDSEGAISFVVADYQGQPDAPNLVFIEGGRMIMGSAEEDITNAHDNIERTVSIQSFFMDQTEIANIHWLEYMAFYLSGENDDRIPPLYQEIGADVFKSQIIYPDTTVWASELAFNDSYVANYLRYPGFRFFPVVGVSWVQARDFCYWRTMVVNLNLTKEAKKKGKVSAVESLPDDEAASLESGIVVPDYRLPTEAEWEYASKALVGTQYNDENQSNGRVYPWDGHAVRNPYDTKQYPMGFMLANFKRGRGDYAGIAGKLNDGSLITEYIFAYPPNDYGLYNMGGNVSEWVEDVYRPNSLRDVNDLNPVRRQKLLDSKLGSDTTQTVFRDGKEPYNPDNTSNSLVDDNSRVYKGGSWRDVAYWMSPGTRRFADKNAKRDYIGFRCAMIMAGEREGEKRRSQKK from the coding sequence ATGAATAAGAATAGGCGATTTGTCAAAAACCTATGTTTGCTCGCCCTTAGCGCATTTTTGCTCACCTCTTGTTTTGGTAAAAAGAATAAAGGTTTCCAAAACAGCAAGAACGTCAGCAACAAAGGCCAACGCAGTATGGTTACCGGCGTAAAGTATAATGATGACTCCGAGGGAGCCATCAGCTTTGTCGTAGCCGACTATCAAGGCCAACCCGATGCCCCTAACTTGGTCTTCATCGAAGGTGGCCGTATGATTATGGGTTCTGCTGAGGAGGATATCACCAACGCACACGACAACATCGAGCGTACAGTGAGTATCCAGTCTTTCTTTATGGACCAAACCGAAATTGCCAATATCCACTGGTTGGAATATATGGCTTTTTATTTGAGCGGCGAAAACGATGACCGTATTCCGCCGTTGTACCAAGAAATTGGCGCAGACGTGTTCAAGTCGCAAATTATCTATCCTGATACAACCGTTTGGGCTTCTGAGCTGGCCTTCAACGACTCTTATGTAGCCAACTACTTGCGCTACCCAGGCTTCCGCTTTTTCCCTGTTGTAGGGGTATCTTGGGTACAAGCCCGTGACTTCTGCTACTGGCGTACAATGGTTGTAAACCTCAACCTAACCAAAGAAGCAAAGAAAAAAGGAAAAGTAAGCGCTGTTGAATCACTGCCCGACGACGAAGCCGCATCTCTCGAATCAGGCATCGTAGTTCCCGATTACCGCCTCCCAACTGAAGCCGAATGGGAATATGCCTCTAAAGCGCTCGTAGGTACGCAATACAACGACGAAAACCAATCTAATGGACGTGTATACCCTTGGGACGGCCACGCCGTACGTAACCCTTACGACACCAAGCAGTATCCGATGGGCTTTATGTTGGCCAACTTCAAGCGCGGACGTGGTGACTATGCCGGTATTGCCGGAAAGCTCAATGACGGTTCGCTCATCACCGAGTACATCTTTGCTTACCCCCCTAACGATTACGGCCTCTACAACATGGGCGGCAACGTAAGCGAATGGGTAGAAGACGTATACCGACCCAACTCTCTCCGTGATGTCAACGACCTCAACCCTGTGCGTCGCCAAAAACTACTCGACTCTAAGCTAGGCTCTGATACCACACAAACCGTATTCCGTGATGGCAAAGAGCCCTACAACCCAGACAATACTTCCAACTCTTTGGTAGACGACAACTCTCGTGTATACAAAGGAGGTTCTTGGAGAGACGTAGCCTACTGGATGTCGCCCGGTACACGCCGCTTTGCCGACAAAAACGCTAAACGTGATTATATCGGTTTCCGATGCGCGATGATTATGGCTGGCGAGCGCGAAGGTGAAAAACGCCGCTCTCAAAAGAAATAA
- the recJ gene encoding single-stranded-DNA-specific exonuclease RecJ, which produces MSQTNFRWIHKPNPNPAKVQALAQAINLSEPLAALLVQRGIETFEEAKAFFRPDWTHLHDPLLMKDMPVAVERLERALAQGEKILIYGDYDVDGTTAVALVYGFLRQKTHHIAYYVPDRYAEGYGISWQSIEWAAKEGFSLIIALDCGIKAVELILKAQGLGLDYIICDHHLPAADLPQACAVLDPKRQDCNYPYKELSGCGVGFKLLQGLCLKMGWPLEQLYPWAGLCALSIAADIVPVTGENRVLATLGLNQINQTPTPGLQALIQVAGFKNPQALNIRNLVFGIAPRINAAGRIEHARKAVQLLVSQTAEEAEALAAQIDQNNQDRRLLDQRITEEALAMIAEEQVDKAATVLFKPDWHKGVIGIVASRCIEHYYRPTVILTEHEGKLTGSARSIRGFDLYEALSQCHDLMLQFGGHRHAAGMTLLPENLPAFRERFERVTAELTTAEMRQPVLEIDLELKFDFLTLKRWQVLQQFAPFGPENMTPVFCSTQVMALYPKIINERHLKFMAKQEGCSATYDVIGFDMAHYYEQVLQHKRLSISYQIGENTYQGNTSLQLYLKDVKF; this is translated from the coding sequence ATGTCTCAAACGAATTTCCGTTGGATACACAAACCCAATCCTAACCCTGCCAAAGTACAAGCTTTAGCCCAAGCCATCAACCTTAGTGAGCCGCTGGCGGCCTTGCTGGTACAGCGGGGCATCGAGACATTTGAGGAGGCCAAGGCATTTTTTCGCCCTGATTGGACACACCTACACGACCCCCTGCTGATGAAAGATATGCCTGTGGCCGTAGAACGCCTAGAGCGAGCCTTGGCTCAGGGGGAGAAAATCCTGATTTATGGAGACTATGATGTGGACGGGACTACGGCTGTGGCCTTGGTCTATGGATTTTTGAGGCAAAAAACACACCATATCGCTTATTATGTGCCCGACCGCTATGCCGAGGGCTATGGGATCTCGTGGCAGAGTATCGAATGGGCTGCCAAGGAGGGGTTTAGCCTTATCATTGCGCTTGACTGTGGCATCAAGGCCGTGGAGCTAATCCTGAAAGCCCAAGGCTTAGGTTTGGACTATATCATCTGTGATCACCACTTGCCTGCCGCAGACCTGCCACAGGCCTGCGCGGTGTTAGACCCTAAGCGCCAAGACTGTAACTACCCCTATAAGGAGCTTTCGGGCTGTGGGGTAGGGTTTAAACTCTTGCAGGGGCTTTGTTTGAAAATGGGTTGGCCACTAGAGCAGCTCTACCCTTGGGCAGGGCTTTGCGCCTTGAGTATTGCCGCCGATATTGTACCGGTTACGGGCGAAAATCGAGTATTGGCCACCCTTGGCCTGAACCAAATCAACCAAACACCCACACCGGGCCTACAGGCACTCATCCAAGTAGCGGGCTTCAAAAACCCCCAGGCGCTCAACATCCGAAATCTTGTCTTTGGTATAGCGCCCCGCATTAATGCCGCCGGACGTATCGAACATGCCCGCAAGGCAGTACAATTACTTGTCAGCCAGACGGCTGAAGAGGCAGAAGCGCTTGCTGCCCAAATTGACCAAAACAACCAAGATCGCCGCCTACTCGATCAACGCATCACAGAAGAAGCACTGGCGATGATTGCCGAAGAACAGGTCGATAAGGCTGCCACTGTTTTGTTCAAACCTGATTGGCACAAAGGGGTCATCGGGATTGTGGCCTCACGCTGTATTGAACATTATTACCGCCCTACAGTTATTCTGACAGAGCACGAAGGCAAGCTAACCGGATCGGCGCGTTCTATCAGGGGGTTTGACCTCTACGAGGCGCTCTCCCAATGCCACGACCTGATGTTACAGTTTGGTGGACATCGGCACGCCGCCGGGATGACCCTGTTGCCCGAAAACCTGCCGGCCTTTCGAGAACGATTTGAACGGGTAACGGCTGAACTGACCACTGCCGAAATGCGCCAACCGGTGCTTGAAATAGATTTGGAGTTGAAGTTTGATTTTCTGACGCTCAAACGGTGGCAGGTCTTACAACAATTTGCTCCCTTTGGCCCCGAAAATATGACCCCGGTGTTTTGCTCTACTCAGGTGATGGCCCTTTACCCCAAAATCATCAACGAGAGGCATCTCAAGTTTATGGCCAAACAAGAGGGCTGTAGCGCTACTTACGATGTCATCGGATTTGATATGGCACATTACTATGAGCAAGTGCTACAACACAAACGCCTTAGCATCAGCTACCAAATCGGAGAAAACACCTATCAAGGCAACACCAGCTTGCAATTGTACTTAAAAGATGTTAAATTTTGA
- the dusB gene encoding tRNA dihydrouridine synthase DusB: protein MVKIGSVELGEFPLLLAPMEDVSDPPFRAVCKQHGADMMYTEFIAAEGLIRDAAKSREKLDIYDYERPIGIQIFGENIESMRQAAAIAEEAQPEVLDINYGCPVKKVACKGAGAGILLDLPKMQAMTAEIVKQVSLPVTVKTRLGWDASTIKILEVAKRLQDVGIQALTIHGRTRQQMYKGEADWSYIAEVKNHPDIHIPIFGNGDIDSPQKALTYKQTYGVDGVMIGRAAIGYPWIFREIKHYMATGELLPPPTLQERVDTCRAHLDFSVEWKGEKRGIFEMRRHYTNYFKGLDDFKPFRTQLVEAPDYATTLDILGNIAQYYQVAPVS from the coding sequence ATGGTAAAGATTGGAAGTGTCGAGCTAGGAGAGTTTCCGTTACTCTTAGCTCCTATGGAAGATGTGAGCGACCCTCCTTTTCGAGCGGTATGTAAACAACACGGGGCAGATATGATGTACACAGAGTTTATCGCTGCTGAAGGGCTTATCCGAGATGCTGCCAAAAGCCGCGAAAAACTGGATATATATGACTACGAGCGCCCTATCGGCATCCAAATATTCGGGGAAAATATCGAGTCTATGCGCCAAGCGGCAGCCATTGCCGAAGAGGCACAGCCCGAGGTTTTGGATATCAACTACGGCTGCCCTGTCAAAAAAGTGGCGTGTAAAGGAGCTGGAGCCGGCATACTACTCGACCTGCCCAAGATGCAGGCTATGACTGCCGAGATTGTCAAGCAGGTGTCGCTGCCCGTAACGGTCAAAACTCGCCTTGGTTGGGATGCGAGTACCATCAAAATACTGGAAGTAGCCAAGCGCCTTCAAGATGTTGGCATCCAAGCACTGACCATCCACGGGCGCACTCGCCAACAGATGTACAAAGGGGAGGCAGACTGGAGCTACATCGCCGAGGTCAAAAACCATCCCGATATCCATATTCCTATTTTTGGCAATGGAGATATCGACTCGCCCCAAAAGGCCTTGACCTACAAACAAACATATGGAGTCGATGGCGTAATGATTGGCCGCGCTGCTATTGGCTACCCTTGGATATTCCGCGAAATCAAACACTATATGGCCACCGGCGAGCTGCTGCCGCCTCCTACTTTGCAAGAACGGGTGGATACCTGTCGTGCACACCTCGATTTTTCGGTGGAGTGGAAGGGCGAAAAACGGGGTATCTTCGAGATGCGTAGGCATTATACCAACTACTTCAAAGGATTGGACGATTTCAAACCTTTCCGTACACAGTTGGTCGAAGCACCGGACTATGCCACTACACTAGATATTTTGGGAAATATTGCCCAGTATTATCAAGTTGCGCCTGTTTCTTAA
- a CDS encoding KTSC domain-containing protein codes for MGQFSRAAANSSGIVSVSYDAFCEVLEIIFSHGGIYEYSRVPAPVVKALRQAKSPGVYFNEYIRPYYTYRKVRD; via the coding sequence ATGGGTCAATTCAGCAGAGCAGCTGCCAATTCGAGCGGCATTGTATCAGTTAGTTATGATGCCTTTTGCGAGGTGTTAGAAATCATTTTCAGCCATGGCGGTATCTACGAGTATAGCCGTGTACCGGCTCCGGTGGTCAAGGCTTTGCGCCAAGCCAAGTCTCCTGGGGTATATTTCAATGAGTATATCCGGCCTTACTATACCTACCGCAAGGTGCGGGACTAG
- the uvrB gene encoding excinuclease ABC subunit UvrB — MFELVSDYQPTGDQPAAIRQLVEGLRKGERAQTLLGVTGSGKTFTVANVITQINRPTLVLSHNKTLAAQLYGEFKQFFPNNAIEYFISYYDYYQPEAYLPTTGTYIEKALAINDEIEKLRLSATSSLLSGRSDVLVVASVSCIYGIGNPEEFGKNVLRLAVGDLINRQQLLYALVNILYSRTEGDFMRGNFRVKGDTVDIFVAYDDFAYRIYFFGDEVEAIHRINPSNNQKLAEEQAIAIFPANLFVTGQETLHTAMNEIRDDLVKQIQFFEQERKREEAERIKERTEFDLEMMQELGYCSGIENYSRYFDRRKPGTRPFCLFDYFPDDFLLVIDESHVTIPQIRGMYGGDRSRKISLVEHGFRLPSALDNRPLNFEEFERLVNQVIFVSATPGDYELQASEGVIVEQLIRPTGVIDPEISVRPSVNQIDDLLEEVSRTLEDEGRVLITTLTKRMAEELSKYLTKLDIRCQYIHSDIKPLERVEILRELRLGIIDVLVGVNLLREGLDLPEVSLVAIMDADKEGFLRNERSLIQTIGRAARNEKGRVILYADKITDSMRRAMDETERRRKVQHEYNVLHNITPYTPKKSKEAIMGQTLVADRKASPQSYEMEGYSAALAADPVTSYMNKTELEQLVKNTQKAMERAAKDLDFIEAAHLRDELAKYKELLKNKA, encoded by the coding sequence ATGTTTGAACTCGTTTCAGATTATCAACCTACTGGTGATCAGCCCGCCGCCATCCGCCAATTGGTCGAAGGCCTACGCAAAGGAGAACGCGCCCAGACCTTATTAGGTGTAACAGGCTCGGGCAAGACCTTTACCGTCGCCAACGTAATAACCCAAATCAACCGACCGACCTTAGTGCTGAGCCATAACAAAACCCTAGCAGCACAGCTCTACGGAGAGTTTAAACAGTTTTTCCCCAACAATGCGATAGAGTATTTTATCTCATACTACGACTACTACCAACCGGAGGCATATTTGCCCACCACAGGGACATATATTGAGAAGGCGCTGGCTATTAATGATGAAATCGAAAAGTTGCGCCTTAGCGCCACATCTTCCTTGCTTTCGGGGCGAAGCGATGTACTGGTGGTTGCCTCAGTTTCTTGTATCTATGGTATTGGCAACCCCGAAGAATTTGGCAAAAACGTGCTGCGTCTAGCCGTAGGGGATCTCATCAACCGACAGCAGCTTTTGTATGCCTTGGTCAACATCCTTTATAGCCGTACTGAGGGAGATTTTATGCGGGGTAATTTTAGAGTCAAAGGCGATACCGTAGATATTTTTGTAGCCTATGATGATTTTGCCTACCGCATTTATTTTTTTGGTGATGAAGTAGAAGCCATCCACCGCATCAACCCCAGCAACAATCAAAAGTTGGCCGAAGAGCAAGCCATTGCCATTTTCCCAGCCAACCTCTTCGTAACAGGGCAAGAGACCCTCCACACGGCAATGAACGAAATTAGAGACGACCTCGTCAAGCAGATTCAATTTTTTGAGCAAGAGCGTAAGCGCGAAGAAGCCGAGCGCATCAAAGAACGTACAGAGTTTGATTTAGAGATGATGCAAGAGCTAGGCTACTGCTCCGGTATCGAAAACTACTCCCGTTATTTTGACCGCCGCAAGCCCGGCACACGCCCTTTTTGTTTGTTTGATTACTTCCCCGACGACTTCCTGCTTGTCATCGATGAAAGTCACGTAACCATCCCACAAATACGGGGGATGTATGGCGGCGACCGCTCCCGCAAGATTTCCTTGGTAGAACACGGCTTCCGACTACCCTCGGCACTCGATAACCGCCCGCTGAATTTTGAGGAATTTGAACGCTTAGTCAACCAAGTAATTTTTGTCAGTGCTACTCCGGGCGACTACGAGCTGCAAGCCTCTGAAGGGGTGATTGTAGAACAACTCATCCGCCCTACGGGCGTGATAGACCCCGAAATATCGGTGCGCCCCAGTGTCAATCAGATTGATGACCTACTCGAAGAAGTCAGCCGTACCCTCGAAGACGAAGGCCGTGTGCTGATTACCACCCTCACCAAACGTATGGCTGAGGAGCTGAGCAAGTACCTCACCAAGCTCGATATTCGCTGTCAGTACATCCACTCCGACATCAAGCCCTTGGAACGGGTAGAAATCCTGCGCGAGCTGCGGCTTGGTATCATTGATGTACTCGTAGGTGTAAACCTCTTGCGCGAAGGCCTAGACCTGCCCGAGGTGAGCTTGGTTGCTATTATGGATGCAGACAAAGAGGGATTCTTGCGCAATGAGCGTTCGCTCATTCAGACCATTGGCCGCGCTGCCCGTAATGAAAAAGGCCGCGTTATCCTCTATGCCGATAAGATTACGGACTCGATGCGCCGCGCCATGGACGAAACCGAGCGCCGCCGAAAAGTACAGCACGAGTACAATGTCTTGCACAATATCACCCCTTACACACCCAAAAAATCAAAAGAAGCCATTATGGGGCAAACACTTGTGGCCGACCGCAAGGCAAGCCCCCAATCCTACGAAATGGAAGGTTATAGTGCTGCTCTGGCTGCCGACCCTGTAACTTCGTATATGAACAAGACGGAGCTGGAACAACTCGTTAAAAACACCCAGAAAGCGATGGAGCGAGCTGCCAAAGACCTTGACTTTATCGAAGCCGCACACCTGCGCGATGAGTTGGCCAAATACAAAGAGCTGCTCAAAAACAAAGCCTAA
- a CDS encoding DNA/RNA non-specific endonuclease, producing MRYLCLWGLASIWLLGFVPTAWSQDLNQQLALALLEEAQLQQQMADKAEEIEKLKLAQIIQDLKAIGLPKGPYNDDFVAEHAAMILAYAEEYEQARWVMHMLTPDVSTGNISRTNDFRPDPLIPTGSAVQEDYFLVETLPDGKLQYDGFGFDRGHLAPSADFRWSQLALSESYFYSNMSPQRPRFNRESWAALEDLFRAYVDRHSDTKLYVVTLPILHEGLPVVDRSVNKVAIPAYYAKLALDLTHQRGIAFVMPNRYCDEPLYTFAISIDSLEKLTGLDFFPNLESGLQAKLEAMSDPKPWLPDAQQQDVRPVSVELLPRGYFNTLQAKNHVGTGKSITICGTVVSTKLSGKGNVFLNLDRAFPNQIFTVSIFADKVINFPYAPHEYLKGKQICVTGKITDFQGTASMAIDNAKAIQFFD from the coding sequence ATGCGATACCTTTGCCTTTGGGGTTTGGCTTCTATCTGGCTTTTGGGGTTTGTCCCAACAGCTTGGAGCCAAGACCTCAACCAACAATTGGCGCTGGCCTTGTTAGAAGAGGCCCAACTCCAACAACAGATGGCTGACAAGGCCGAAGAAATTGAAAAACTCAAGTTAGCCCAAATCATCCAAGACCTCAAAGCCATCGGCCTCCCCAAAGGCCCTTACAATGATGACTTTGTGGCCGAACACGCTGCGATGATATTGGCCTATGCTGAGGAGTATGAACAAGCCCGGTGGGTGATGCATATGCTCACCCCTGATGTAAGTACTGGCAATATTAGTCGTACAAATGACTTCCGCCCCGACCCGCTCATCCCCACTGGCTCGGCAGTACAGGAGGATTATTTTTTGGTCGAAACACTCCCCGATGGCAAACTCCAATACGATGGGTTTGGCTTCGACCGAGGGCATCTCGCCCCCTCTGCTGACTTCCGCTGGTCGCAATTGGCACTATCCGAAAGCTATTTTTACTCCAATATGTCGCCTCAGCGCCCACGCTTCAACCGCGAGAGTTGGGCTGCGCTCGAGGATCTCTTTAGGGCTTATGTAGACCGCCACAGCGACACCAAACTGTATGTCGTTACCCTACCTATCCTACACGAAGGCCTGCCAGTGGTCGACCGTAGTGTCAACAAAGTAGCTATTCCAGCGTATTACGCCAAGCTCGCTCTTGACCTTACCCACCAGCGCGGTATCGCCTTCGTGATGCCCAACCGTTATTGTGATGAGCCGCTTTATACCTTTGCCATTTCGATAGACAGCCTCGAAAAGCTTACCGGGCTAGACTTTTTCCCCAACCTTGAGTCCGGCCTTCAGGCCAAACTCGAAGCAATGAGTGACCCCAAGCCTTGGCTGCCCGATGCCCAACAACAAGACGTGCGTCCGGTATCGGTAGAGCTATTGCCCCGAGGGTATTTCAATACTTTGCAAGCCAAAAACCATGTAGGCACTGGCAAGAGTATAACTATCTGCGGAACGGTAGTCAGCACCAAACTATCGGGCAAAGGAAACGTGTTTTTAAACCTCGACAGGGCTTTCCCCAACCAAATCTTTACAGTCTCCATCTTTGCCGACAAGGTCATCAACTTCCCCTATGCCCCCCACGAGTACCTTAAAGGCAAGCAGATATGCGTCACTGGGAAAATCACGGACTTTCAGGGCACGGCCTCTATGGCCATCGACAATGCCAAAGCTATTCAGTTTTTTGACTAA